A genome region from Mesorhizobium sp. B2-1-8 includes the following:
- a CDS encoding DUF2339 domain-containing protein, producing the protein MFESLIGLVAIIALFVIISRQQSRIGLIERELGALRSLVLSGAVPPAARPSEQEAAEGKADTAPAAVPAADIAPAAISEPALVQATEAEIPATERVPGPWSTPEATPKTPGAAPAAAAKAAGQSDVETALGTRWAVWVGGIALALGGLFLIRYTIEAGIFGPGVRLTMAAVLGLVLVAGGEFIRRTGFRVPVQGVAGAYIPAILTAAGAFILFGTVYAAHGVYGFIGPALAFTLLGAIGIATIAAALVHGQALAGIGLVGAMVTPVLIASQAPNPWALFGYLAIVLAATGVIARMRDWKALMAAAFFGTGIWTILYMTDAPGANLSAMLFIDTVTLAVLAFVWLSSRGGETGPARTFDWPSIVPGLFVAFSALGLSVDPVFAAAGDALPGAVLLMVMVAVALYRPLALPLLYAAGLATVLIYLGIIPPTSIGSDFSSGALGVDGVPLVTANALSLRLGIGLGLVFIAAGLWAARRFAATTQSRAASWAAWGVIAPLVILLALWLTFGNLDRDFAYAAAAALLVVVFAAGGEWIARAEEPPLKGGVAVSFVLGGAAVAGLLMLHMAFDSGWTTVLLGAAAIVPALATRWRSYPVLGWISVAAVIAVLGRVAFDPTIVGAEFLSTTPVFNWLLPGYGVPALAFGFAAWQLAHTTDGRPRLAMEAAAALFALLTLAMLVRHAMHGGVIDSAAPTLTEQAIYTLIAIGAGAILIAIDRRSPSSVLRYGSMAVGVVSVAFVAVQHFLVLNPLFTDESTGRIPVFNLLFLAYLLPATAAGGLALYSRGKRPKWYSAMLALVAALLAFAYATLSVRRLFKGEFIGLWSGLGQLETYTYSALWLVIGVALLTAGVWLKSQVLRIASAGLIAVAVLKVFLFDMSELEGVLRALSFIGLGAVLIGIGLFYQRLLTRAAKEKG; encoded by the coding sequence ATGTTTGAAAGCCTGATCGGCCTTGTCGCCATCATCGCCTTGTTCGTCATCATTTCGCGCCAGCAGAGCCGCATCGGTCTGATCGAGCGCGAACTTGGCGCGCTGCGCAGTCTCGTGCTTTCGGGCGCGGTGCCGCCCGCGGCCAGGCCATCGGAACAGGAAGCGGCCGAGGGCAAGGCCGACACGGCTCCGGCAGCCGTGCCCGCGGCCGATATCGCCCCGGCAGCAATCAGCGAGCCCGCGCTGGTACAGGCCACGGAGGCGGAAATCCCGGCTACGGAGAGAGTGCCCGGTCCTTGGAGCACACCCGAGGCAACACCGAAAACGCCAGGGGCCGCACCGGCCGCGGCCGCCAAAGCCGCTGGCCAGTCCGACGTCGAAACCGCGCTCGGCACGCGTTGGGCGGTCTGGGTCGGCGGCATTGCGCTGGCTCTGGGCGGCTTGTTCCTGATCCGCTACACCATCGAGGCCGGCATTTTCGGCCCCGGCGTGCGGCTCACCATGGCGGCGGTGCTCGGGTTGGTGCTGGTCGCCGGCGGCGAGTTCATTCGCCGCACCGGCTTCAGGGTGCCGGTGCAAGGTGTTGCCGGCGCCTATATTCCGGCGATCCTGACCGCGGCCGGTGCCTTCATCCTGTTCGGCACCGTCTATGCCGCCCATGGCGTTTACGGCTTCATCGGTCCGGCGCTTGCCTTCACGCTGCTCGGTGCGATCGGCATTGCGACCATCGCCGCCGCTCTCGTCCACGGCCAGGCGCTGGCTGGCATCGGTCTCGTCGGCGCCATGGTGACGCCGGTGCTGATCGCTTCGCAGGCGCCCAATCCCTGGGCGTTGTTCGGCTACCTCGCCATCGTGCTCGCCGCCACCGGCGTCATCGCCCGCATGCGCGACTGGAAAGCGCTGATGGCGGCCGCCTTTTTCGGCACCGGCATCTGGACCATCCTCTACATGACCGACGCACCGGGCGCGAACCTCTCCGCGATGTTGTTCATCGACACTGTGACGCTGGCCGTGCTGGCTTTTGTCTGGCTGAGCAGTCGTGGCGGCGAGACCGGACCAGCAAGAACCTTTGACTGGCCGTCCATCGTGCCTGGACTGTTCGTCGCCTTCTCGGCGCTGGGCCTCTCGGTTGACCCGGTCTTCGCAGCTGCCGGTGACGCCTTGCCGGGCGCGGTGCTGCTTATGGTGATGGTGGCAGTGGCGCTCTACCGCCCGCTGGCGCTGCCACTGCTTTATGCCGCCGGACTGGCGACGGTGCTGATCTATCTCGGCATCATCCCGCCGACCTCTATCGGTTCCGATTTTTCGAGCGGCGCTTTGGGTGTTGACGGGGTGCCTTTGGTCACTGCTAACGCGCTGAGCTTGCGCCTCGGCATTGGTCTCGGCCTTGTCTTCATTGCCGCCGGTCTCTGGGCCGCGCGAAGGTTTGCCGCCACGACACAGAGCCGAGCAGCCTCGTGGGCTGCATGGGGTGTCATCGCGCCTCTGGTCATCCTGCTGGCGCTCTGGCTCACCTTCGGCAATCTCGACCGTGACTTTGCCTACGCCGCCGCTGCGGCCCTGCTGGTCGTGGTTTTCGCCGCCGGTGGCGAGTGGATCGCGCGGGCTGAGGAACCGCCGCTCAAGGGCGGCGTGGCAGTGTCGTTTGTCTTGGGCGGCGCGGCAGTCGCGGGTCTCCTGATGCTGCATATGGCTTTTGATTCCGGCTGGACCACCGTCCTGCTCGGTGCAGCGGCGATCGTACCGGCGCTCGCTACGCGCTGGCGCTCTTATCCTGTGCTCGGCTGGATTTCAGTCGCCGCCGTCATCGCGGTGCTTGGCCGCGTCGCCTTCGACCCGACGATCGTGGGGGCCGAGTTCCTGTCGACGACACCGGTCTTCAACTGGTTGCTGCCGGGCTATGGCGTGCCGGCGCTCGCCTTCGGCTTCGCGGCCTGGCAACTCGCCCACACCACCGATGGCCGACCGCGCCTCGCCATGGAAGCCGCGGCGGCACTGTTTGCGCTGCTGACGCTCGCCATGCTGGTGCGCCACGCCATGCACGGCGGCGTCATCGACAGCGCCGCGCCGACGCTCACCGAACAGGCGATCTACACGCTGATCGCCATCGGTGCCGGCGCCATCCTGATCGCCATCGACAGGCGCTCGCCAAGCTCGGTGCTGCGCTATGGTTCGATGGCGGTGGGCGTGGTCTCGGTCGCCTTCGTCGCCGTCCAGCATTTCCTGGTACTCAATCCGTTGTTCACCGACGAATCGACCGGTCGGATTCCGGTCTTCAATCTTTTGTTCCTGGCCTATCTCCTGCCGGCCACCGCCGCCGGCGGCCTGGCGCTCTATAGCAGGGGCAAGCGGCCGAAATGGTATTCGGCCATGCTGGCGCTGGTGGCGGCGCTGCTTGCCTTCGCCTATGCCACGCTCTCGGTGAGGCGTCTGTTCAAGGGCGAGTTCATCGGCTTGTGGAGCGGCCTTGGCCAGTTGGAGACCTACACCTATTCGGCACTCTGGCTGGTGATCGGCGTGGCGCTGCTCACGGCTGGCGTCTGGCTGAAATCGCAGGTGCTGCGCATTGCTTCGGCCGGGCTGATCGCGGTTGCCGTCCTGAAAGTCTTCCTCTTCGACATGTCCGAACTGGAAGGTGTGCTCAGGGCGCTGTCCTTCATCGGCCTGGGTGCGGTGCTGATCGGCATTGGTCTGTTTTACCAGCGGCTTTTGACGCGGGCGGCGAAGGAAAAAGGATAG
- a CDS encoding PaaI family thioesterase has translation MSEVELYPGRVSPLGLGTIPHADILKYTGLELLQRIIDGKYPAPPISFQLSFALTEVSEGRAVFRGVPNERHLNPLGGVHGGWAATLLDSALACAVQTLLDKGEGYTTAEFKVNLTRPITPRTGEVICEGKVVHKGRTLAVSEATLKDASGKLLAFGTETCSIFPAANLAAR, from the coding sequence ATGAGCGAAGTCGAACTCTATCCGGGCCGGGTCTCGCCGCTCGGCCTTGGCACCATTCCTCATGCCGACATCCTGAAATACACCGGCCTCGAATTGCTTCAGCGAATCATCGACGGCAAATATCCGGCACCGCCGATCTCCTTCCAGCTCAGCTTCGCGTTGACCGAAGTATCGGAAGGTCGCGCCGTATTTCGCGGCGTACCGAACGAACGCCACCTCAACCCGCTGGGTGGCGTTCATGGCGGCTGGGCGGCGACGCTGCTCGATTCGGCCTTGGCTTGCGCCGTGCAGACGTTGCTCGACAAGGGCGAGGGCTACACGACGGCGGAGTTCAAGGTGAACCTCACGCGGCCGATCACGCCCAGGACCGGCGAGGTGATCTGTGAGGGCAAGGTGGTTCACAAGGGCCGCACGCTTGCCGTTTCGGAAGCGACGCTGAAGGATGCCAGCGGCAAACTGCTGGCTTTTGGCACCGAGACATGTTCGATATTTCCGGCTGCCAATCTGGCGGCACGTTGA
- the recO gene encoding DNA repair protein RecO: MEWRDEGIILGTRKHGETSAILEVMTRAHGRHLGLVRGGRSRKQQPVLQPGNRVDLLWRARLDEHLGTFQAEAIEMNAARLMDSAIAVYGLQTMAAHLRLLPERDAHGGLYEALSVMIVHLDDADAAGELVARFELLILDELGFGLDLSQCAATGTKQDLAYVSPKSGRAVSREAGAPWHDKMLVLPAFLQRGSGMRANQAAIADAFRLTGFFFARHVYEPRGIDQPDARAGFLAALRKHHAAHKPIAGESAAREIIR, from the coding sequence ATGGAATGGCGCGACGAGGGAATCATTCTCGGCACCCGCAAGCATGGCGAAACCAGCGCCATTCTCGAGGTGATGACACGTGCCCATGGCCGGCATCTTGGCCTCGTGCGCGGCGGCCGCTCCCGCAAGCAGCAGCCCGTTCTCCAGCCCGGCAATCGCGTCGATCTCTTGTGGCGTGCGCGCCTCGACGAGCATCTGGGTACCTTCCAGGCCGAAGCGATCGAAATGAATGCCGCCCGGCTGATGGACAGTGCCATCGCCGTCTACGGTCTTCAGACGATGGCGGCGCACCTGCGCCTGCTGCCCGAGCGTGATGCCCATGGCGGCCTCTACGAGGCGCTTTCGGTGATGATCGTCCACCTGGACGATGCCGACGCCGCCGGCGAACTGGTGGCGCGTTTCGAGCTTCTGATCCTCGATGAACTCGGCTTTGGCCTCGATCTCAGTCAATGCGCCGCCACCGGCACCAAACAGGATCTTGCCTATGTCTCGCCGAAATCGGGACGCGCGGTGTCGCGTGAAGCCGGGGCGCCATGGCACGACAAGATGCTGGTATTGCCCGCATTTCTGCAGCGCGGCTCCGGCATGCGTGCGAATCAGGCGGCGATCGCGGACGCCTTCCGCTTGACCGGTTTCTTCTTCGCTCGCCATGTCTACGAGCCGCGCGGCATCGATCAGCCCGACGCGCGCGCCGGCTTTCTTGCAGCGCTGCGCAAGCACCACGCAGCGCACAAGCCCATCGCCGGAGAGAGCGCGGCCAGAGAAATCATCAGATGA
- a CDS encoding porin, producing the protein MNIKSLLLGSAAALIAVSGARAADAVVVAEPEPAEYVKICDVYGAGYFYIPGTETCLRIGGYVRYDIGVGDAGSLDGVNHVPDHQDAGTTHSTYYKNTRFTLKTWTGQETELGTLKTYTETRFNYGNSSGDYLDQGASNADDWQGRNKSLSLRFAWIQLGGLRVGKDDTAFDTFIGYAGSVIQDTLVPYGGQESNVVQYYFDAGNGFSGLVSLEEGAGKTGTIDSYVPHVVGGLKYKADWGAITGVVAYDSNYEEVAGKVRLDVNVTKELSLFVMGGYGTDDNLTDPTNFINAKGRGFYKQWGGNWAVWGGGTYKFNAKTSFNAQVSYDDWKNLGIAANIAYTVVPGFTVTAEVDYLNAGKFGDSDFNNWTKATKKSNVGGILRFQRSF; encoded by the coding sequence ATGAACATCAAGAGCCTCCTTCTCGGCTCAGCCGCGGCACTGATCGCGGTGTCCGGCGCTCGCGCCGCGGACGCGGTCGTCGTCGCCGAACCGGAACCGGCCGAATACGTCAAGATCTGCGACGTCTATGGCGCCGGCTACTTCTACATCCCGGGCACCGAAACCTGCCTGCGCATCGGCGGCTATGTCCGTTATGACATCGGCGTCGGCGATGCCGGCTCGCTCGATGGTGTCAACCACGTTCCGGATCACCAGGACGCCGGCACGACACATTCGACGTACTATAAGAACACCCGCTTCACGCTGAAGACCTGGACCGGTCAGGAGACCGAACTCGGTACCCTGAAGACCTACACCGAGACTCGCTTCAACTACGGCAACAGCTCCGGGGACTACCTTGATCAGGGCGCCTCCAATGCGGACGATTGGCAGGGCCGTAACAAGTCGCTCTCACTGCGTTTCGCCTGGATTCAGCTCGGCGGTCTGCGCGTCGGCAAGGACGACACGGCCTTCGATACGTTCATCGGCTATGCCGGTAGCGTCATCCAGGACACGCTGGTGCCCTATGGCGGACAGGAGAGCAATGTCGTTCAATACTACTTCGACGCGGGCAACGGCTTCTCCGGGCTGGTCTCGCTCGAAGAAGGTGCTGGCAAAACCGGCACTATCGACAGCTACGTCCCCCATGTCGTCGGCGGCTTGAAGTACAAGGCCGACTGGGGCGCGATCACCGGCGTTGTCGCCTATGACAGCAATTATGAGGAAGTGGCCGGCAAGGTTCGTCTGGACGTCAACGTCACCAAGGAACTGTCGCTGTTCGTCATGGGCGGCTATGGCACCGATGACAACCTCACCGATCCGACCAACTTCATCAATGCCAAAGGTCGCGGCTTCTACAAGCAGTGGGGCGGCAACTGGGCTGTGTGGGGCGGCGGCACCTACAAGTTCAACGCCAAGACTTCGTTCAACGCCCAGGTCTCCTATGACGACTGGAAGAATCTCGGCATCGCCGCCAACATCGCCTATACCGTTGTGCCTGGCTTCACGGTCACGGCTGAAGTCGATTACCTGAACGCTGGAAAGTTCGGCGACTCCGACTTCAACAACTGGACCAAGGCCACCAAGAAGAGCAACGTCGGCGGCATTCTCCGCTTCCAGCGCTCGTTCTAA
- the era gene encoding GTPase Era, with product MTVEDTAAAPVTHSGFVALIGAPNAGKSTLVNQLVGAKVSIVTHKVQTTRAIVRGIATHDNAQIVFVDTPGIFKPKRRLDTAMVTTAWGGAKDADIVLLLIDAERGIRGDADAILERLKDVRQPMALILNKVDRVKPEALLALSAAANEKVPFQRTFMISALTGSGCKDLLDYLAQALPAGPWYYPEDQISDLPMRQLAAEITREKLYLRLHQELPYSSHIETEKWEEKPDGSVRIDQTIFVERDSQKKIVLGHKGETIRAIGQAARMEISGILEQKVHLFLFVKVRENWGDDPERYREMGLEFPS from the coding sequence ATGACCGTCGAAGACACCGCAGCGGCTCCTGTCACGCATTCCGGCTTCGTCGCGCTGATCGGCGCGCCCAATGCCGGCAAATCGACGCTGGTCAACCAACTGGTCGGCGCCAAGGTCTCGATCGTCACCCATAAGGTGCAGACGACACGCGCCATCGTGCGCGGCATCGCCACCCACGACAACGCGCAGATCGTCTTTGTCGACACACCGGGCATCTTCAAGCCCAAGCGGCGGCTGGACACGGCAATGGTGACCACCGCCTGGGGTGGCGCCAAGGACGCCGATATCGTTTTGCTGCTGATCGACGCCGAACGCGGCATCAGGGGCGACGCCGATGCCATCCTCGAACGGCTGAAGGATGTGCGCCAGCCGATGGCGCTGATCCTCAACAAGGTCGACCGCGTCAAGCCGGAAGCGTTGCTGGCTCTGTCCGCGGCGGCGAACGAGAAAGTGCCGTTCCAGCGCACCTTCATGATCTCGGCGTTGACCGGCTCCGGCTGCAAGGACCTGCTCGATTATCTGGCGCAGGCACTGCCGGCCGGCCCGTGGTACTATCCGGAAGACCAGATCTCGGACCTGCCGATGCGCCAGCTGGCGGCCGAGATCACCCGCGAGAAGCTTTATCTCCGGCTGCATCAGGAGCTGCCCTATTCCTCGCATATCGAGACCGAGAAATGGGAAGAGAAACCGGATGGCTCGGTGCGCATCGACCAGACCATCTTTGTCGAGCGCGACAGCCAGAAAAAGATCGTGCTCGGCCACAAGGGCGAGACCATCCGCGCCATCGGGCAGGCCGCGCGGATGGAAATTTCAGGCATATTGGAGCAGAAAGTGCATCTGTTCCTGTTCGTGAAGGTGCGCGAGAACTGGGGCGACGACCCCGAGCGCTACCGCGAGATGGGGCTGGAGTTTCCCAGCTGA
- the rnc gene encoding ribonuclease III: protein MAAPKRLTADALAEALAELTGHAFADRQRLQRALTHASARGANAGADYERFEFLGDRVLGLVVADMLLAAFPDAAEGELSLRLNALVNAEALSDIAEHIGLPDLIRAGSDVRGLDGRKRVNLRADALESLIAVLYLDGGLEAARAFIHKYWQPRSLASGAARRDAKTELQEWAHQAASAVPAYQIDGREGPDHDPLFTVTVKVGAFQPATGSGRSKREAEQAAAAALLVREGVWVHEGSAA, encoded by the coding sequence ATGGCGGCACCAAAAAGGTTGACCGCCGATGCGCTCGCCGAAGCGCTTGCGGAACTCACGGGTCATGCCTTTGCCGACCGCCAGCGCCTGCAGCGAGCGCTTACCCATGCCAGCGCGCGGGGCGCCAATGCGGGCGCCGATTATGAGCGGTTCGAGTTTCTCGGCGACCGGGTTCTTGGCCTTGTTGTCGCCGATATGCTGTTGGCTGCCTTTCCCGATGCCGCGGAAGGGGAGTTGTCGCTGCGGCTCAATGCGTTGGTCAATGCCGAGGCGCTGTCTGACATCGCCGAGCATATCGGGCTGCCGGACCTGATCCGTGCCGGGTCGGACGTGCGCGGGCTCGATGGCCGCAAGCGCGTCAACCTGCGCGCCGACGCATTGGAATCGCTGATCGCAGTGCTTTATCTCGACGGTGGCTTGGAAGCAGCCCGCGCGTTCATCCACAAATACTGGCAGCCGCGTTCGCTCGCATCGGGTGCCGCGCGCCGCGACGCCAAGACCGAATTGCAGGAATGGGCGCATCAGGCGGCGAGTGCTGTTCCAGCCTATCAGATCGACGGCCGGGAAGGCCCCGATCACGATCCGCTGTTTACCGTCACCGTCAAGGTCGGCGCGTTTCAGCCGGCGACCGGCAGCGGCCGCTCCAAGCGCGAGGCCGAACAGGCCGCCGCTGCTGCCCTTCTGGTTCGCGAGGGCGTCTGGGTTCATGAAGGGAGTGCGGCATGA
- the lepB gene encoding signal peptidase I, whose protein sequence is MSVAEKSQKKSGGLGETVSVIVQALLLALVIRTLLFQPFSIPSGSMRPTLLEGDYLFVTKWSYGYSRYSLPFGPDIFSGRIWGSEPKRGDVVVFKFPPDPSVDYIKRVIGLPGDKIQMKDGQVFINGVGVPRVKTGQIDNPDITEKDYPIDVYRETLPDGVSYDTLDLSPNSIGDNTREFDVPPGHYFMMGDNRDNSADSRFTVGYVPAENLVGRANLVFFSIAGKASPLEIWKWPSLMRASRLFHFVN, encoded by the coding sequence ATGAGCGTGGCTGAAAAATCCCAGAAGAAATCCGGCGGGCTTGGCGAAACCGTCAGCGTCATCGTCCAGGCGCTTTTGCTCGCCCTGGTCATTCGCACGCTGCTGTTCCAGCCGTTCTCGATCCCGTCGGGCTCGATGCGGCCGACGCTTTTGGAAGGCGACTATCTGTTCGTCACCAAATGGTCCTACGGCTATTCACGCTATTCGCTGCCTTTTGGACCGGACATTTTCTCGGGCCGCATCTGGGGCTCCGAGCCAAAGCGTGGCGACGTGGTGGTGTTCAAGTTTCCGCCGGATCCGTCCGTCGACTACATCAAGCGCGTCATTGGCCTGCCCGGCGACAAGATCCAGATGAAGGATGGCCAGGTCTTCATCAACGGCGTCGGCGTGCCGCGCGTCAAGACCGGCCAGATCGACAATCCCGACATCACGGAAAAGGATTATCCGATCGATGTCTATCGCGAGACGCTGCCCGATGGCGTCAGCTATGATACACTCGACCTGTCGCCGAACTCGATCGGCGACAACACGCGCGAATTCGACGTGCCCCCCGGCCACTATTTCATGATGGGCGACAACAGGGACAATTCCGCCGACAGCCGCTTCACCGTCGGCTATGTTCCGGCCGAGAACCTTGTCGGCCGCGCCAACCTTGTCTTCTTCTCGATCGCCGGCAAGGCAAGCCCGCTCGAAATCTGGAAATGGCCGTCGCTGATGCGCGCTTCGCGCCTCTTCCATTTCGTCAACTAG
- the acpS gene encoding holo-ACP synthase has protein sequence MIIGIGSDLIDITRIEKSLERHGQRFIQRIYTEVEQARSENRRARAASYAKRFAAKEACAKALGTGLAQGVFWRDMGVVNLPSGAPTVALTGGALARLEKILPRGHRAAIHLTITDDFPLAQAFVIIEALPVEEAPH, from the coding sequence ATGATCATCGGCATCGGCAGCGACCTGATCGACATCACACGCATTGAGAAATCGCTTGAGCGTCACGGCCAGCGCTTCATCCAGAGGATCTATACCGAGGTGGAGCAGGCGCGTTCGGAGAACCGGCGCGCCCGCGCGGCTTCCTACGCCAAGCGCTTTGCCGCCAAGGAGGCTTGCGCCAAGGCATTGGGCACCGGTCTGGCGCAGGGGGTCTTCTGGCGCGACATGGGTGTCGTCAACCTGCCCAGCGGTGCGCCGACGGTGGCGCTGACCGGCGGAGCGCTGGCGCGGCTGGAGAAGATCCTGCCTCGAGGTCATCGGGCAGCGATTCACCTCACCATCACGGATGATTTCCCGCTCGCTCAAGCCTTTGTGATCATAGAAGCGTTACCGGTCGAAGAAGCGCCACATTGA
- a CDS encoding DUF2062 domain-containing protein gives MLFRRRKPDGLFERVRIYLWPRRSFSRSLQYFSKRILRLKATPHAVAAGVAAGVFASFFPVGFHFIIAAVLCWVIAGNLVAAALGAVFFGNPLTFPLLWGASWETGKLILHDRLPSHGPPAHLGEMMHTLSFAKLWHPVLEPMLIGAVPLGLGFGLVFYGVTRWGMNVFREQRRKRLAERARRHEHSPHPGGSVGSATQ, from the coding sequence GTGCTTTTTCGTCGCCGCAAACCTGATGGTCTTTTCGAGCGGGTGCGCATCTATCTGTGGCCGCGCCGTTCGTTTTCGCGCTCGCTTCAATATTTCTCCAAGCGCATTCTGCGGCTGAAGGCCACCCCGCACGCTGTGGCGGCAGGCGTCGCCGCGGGTGTCTTTGCTTCGTTCTTCCCCGTCGGTTTCCACTTCATCATTGCCGCCGTTCTGTGTTGGGTGATCGCCGGCAATCTGGTGGCAGCGGCTCTCGGAGCCGTGTTTTTCGGCAATCCGCTGACCTTTCCGCTCTTGTGGGGCGCATCCTGGGAAACCGGCAAGCTCATCCTGCACGATCGCCTTCCGTCGCATGGCCCGCCCGCGCATCTGGGCGAGATGATGCACACGCTTTCCTTCGCCAAACTATGGCATCCAGTCCTGGAGCCGATGTTGATCGGCGCCGTGCCGCTCGGGCTGGGGTTCGGCCTGGTGTTCTACGGCGTCACGCGCTGGGGCATGAATGTCTTTCGCGAACAGAGGCGCAAGCGGCTGGCCGAGCGCGCGAGACGCCATGAGCATTCGCCTCATCCCGGCGGAAGCGTCGGTTCCGCCACCCAATGA
- the pyrE gene encoding orotate phosphoribosyltransferase, whose amino-acid sequence MNTDEVLGIFREAGAVLEGHFILTSGLRSPIFLQKARVFMHADKTERLCKALAQKIRAAVPGKIDYVVGPAIGGLIPAYETSRHLGVPAIWVEREGGEFRLRRFEIDRGARVVIVEDIVTTGLSIRETIDCLRDLGAEVVAAACIIDRSAGKTHVGVPLIALAEYEVPAYPPDRLPPELAAIPAVKPGSRNI is encoded by the coding sequence ATGAACACCGACGAAGTGCTGGGCATATTCCGCGAGGCTGGCGCTGTTCTGGAGGGGCATTTCATCCTGACGTCGGGCCTGCGCAGTCCAATCTTCCTGCAGAAGGCACGGGTGTTCATGCATGCCGACAAGACCGAGCGGCTGTGCAAGGCGCTGGCGCAGAAGATCCGCGCCGCGGTGCCAGGCAAGATCGACTATGTCGTCGGGCCGGCGATCGGCGGGCTGATCCCTGCCTACGAAACCTCGCGCCACCTTGGCGTGCCGGCGATCTGGGTGGAGCGGGAAGGGGGCGAGTTCCGCTTGCGGCGCTTCGAGATCGACCGAGGCGCCCGCGTCGTCATCGTAGAGGACATCGTCACCACCGGATTGTCGATCCGCGAAACCATCGATTGCCTGCGCGACCTTGGCGCGGAGGTGGTCGCGGCCGCCTGCATCATCGACCGTTCGGCCGGCAAGACCCATGTCGGCGTGCCGCTGATCGCGCTTGCCGAATATGAGGTTCCAGCCTACCCGCCGGACAGGTTGCCGCCGGAGCTTGCCGCCATCCCGGCCGTCAAGCCCGGCAGCCGCAACATCTGA